From the genome of Manduca sexta isolate Smith_Timp_Sample1 unplaced genomic scaffold, JHU_Msex_v1.0 HiC_scaffold_3078, whole genome shotgun sequence, one region includes:
- the LOC119192722 gene encoding glutathione S-transferase LANCL1-like isoform X1, which yields MTSKVCFENPFEEYSQDMSNNILNDTKDAISGKFNAKLQNFKSTKLHLLTTEMKDDVFHDGTVYTGSAGLALFYFISSLKNGNSYDTLQNAVEYINIENLRGKRISFLCGDAGPLALATVISYRLGTNRPDNLLDYKTLVQRLLSLISLLNDSPDELLYGKSGYLYALLFVNQYIPGKEVIPANHIEKVVNSILKSGKQFANQMKLKTPLLWQWHDKVYFGAAHGMAGILYLLLQARAYINAIDIKSFIKPTLDWLISQRFQSGNLPSSLNSSNGDRLVQWCHGAPGLVPLCILAYKVFEEDKYLKIALQCGDVIWQRGLCTKGYSLCHGVSGNAYAFLQLYQVTKEPCQLYRACCFMEWCAVERPNTELHRPDRPASLFEGLVGRLYLAEDLACVSDAKFPALTV from the exons ATGACGTCCAAAGTATGTTTTGAAAACCCATTCGAAGAATATTCGCAAGATATGTCGAATAATATTCTCAATGACACCAAAGATGCG ATTTCAGGGAAGTTTAAtgcaaaactgcaaaattttaaatctacaaAGCTGCATTTGCTGACAACAGAAATGAAAGATGATGTTTTTCATGATGGGACTGTATATACAGGTTCAGCTGGCCTGGCCTTGTTTTATTTCATCAGTTCTTTAAAAAATGGTAACAGCTATGATACATTacag aATGCagttgaatatataaatattgagaaTTTAAGAGGCAAAAGAATTAGTTTCCTATGCGGAGATGCTGGTCCTCTTGCATTAGCAACAGTCATATCATACAGACTAGGCACCAACCGCCCTGATAATTTACTTGATTATAAAACATTAGTTCAAAG ACTACTGTCATTGATTTCATTATTGAATGATTCTCCTGATGAACTTCTTTATGGAAAATCGGGATACCTTTATGCTTTGTTGTTTGTTAATCAATACATACCTGGTAAAGAGGTCATACCTGCTAATCACATTGAAAAG GTAGTGAACAGCATTTTGAAATCAGGCAAACAATTCGCTAACCAAATGAAATTAAAGACTCCATTACTGTGGCAATGGCATGACAAAGTGTACTTCGGGGCCGCTCACGGAATGGCTGGAATACTATATCTATTGCTGcag GCTCGAGCCTATATAAATGCAATTGATATAAAGAGCTTTATAAAACCCACATTGGATTGGTTAATAAGCCAGCGATTTCAAAGTGGCAATTTGCCCTCTTCATTGAACAGTAGTAACGGAGACAGATTAGTACAATGGTGTCACGGGGCTCCAGGATTAGTGCCTCTATGCATTTTGGCTTATAAG gTTTTCGAAGaggacaaatatttgaaaattgctCTGCAATGTGGTGACGTAATATGGCAACGAGGTCTTTGCACAAAAGGATATAGTTTATGTCACGGCGTTAGTGGAAATGCATATGCATTTCTACAACTCTACCAAGTAACGAAG GAGCCGTGTCAGCTGTACAGAGCCTGTTGCTTCATGGAGTGGTGTGCGGTGGAGCGCCCGAATACTGAATTGCATCGTCCGGATCGCCCCGCTTCGCTGTTTGAAGGTCTAGTTGGTCGCCTTTATTTAGCTGAAGACTTGGCATGTGTTTCTGATGCCAAGTTCCCTGCACTTActgtgtaa
- the LOC119192722 gene encoding lanC-like protein 2 isoform X2, translating to MTSKVCFENPFEEYSQDMSNNILNDTKDANAVEYINIENLRGKRISFLCGDAGPLALATVISYRLGTNRPDNLLDYKTLVQRLLSLISLLNDSPDELLYGKSGYLYALLFVNQYIPGKEVIPANHIEKVVNSILKSGKQFANQMKLKTPLLWQWHDKVYFGAAHGMAGILYLLLQARAYINAIDIKSFIKPTLDWLISQRFQSGNLPSSLNSSNGDRLVQWCHGAPGLVPLCILAYKVFEEDKYLKIALQCGDVIWQRGLCTKGYSLCHGVSGNAYAFLQLYQVTKEPCQLYRACCFMEWCAVERPNTELHRPDRPASLFEGLVGRLYLAEDLACVSDAKFPALTV from the exons ATGACGTCCAAAGTATGTTTTGAAAACCCATTCGAAGAATATTCGCAAGATATGTCGAATAATATTCTCAATGACACCAAAGATGCG aATGCagttgaatatataaatattgagaaTTTAAGAGGCAAAAGAATTAGTTTCCTATGCGGAGATGCTGGTCCTCTTGCATTAGCAACAGTCATATCATACAGACTAGGCACCAACCGCCCTGATAATTTACTTGATTATAAAACATTAGTTCAAAG ACTACTGTCATTGATTTCATTATTGAATGATTCTCCTGATGAACTTCTTTATGGAAAATCGGGATACCTTTATGCTTTGTTGTTTGTTAATCAATACATACCTGGTAAAGAGGTCATACCTGCTAATCACATTGAAAAG GTAGTGAACAGCATTTTGAAATCAGGCAAACAATTCGCTAACCAAATGAAATTAAAGACTCCATTACTGTGGCAATGGCATGACAAAGTGTACTTCGGGGCCGCTCACGGAATGGCTGGAATACTATATCTATTGCTGcag GCTCGAGCCTATATAAATGCAATTGATATAAAGAGCTTTATAAAACCCACATTGGATTGGTTAATAAGCCAGCGATTTCAAAGTGGCAATTTGCCCTCTTCATTGAACAGTAGTAACGGAGACAGATTAGTACAATGGTGTCACGGGGCTCCAGGATTAGTGCCTCTATGCATTTTGGCTTATAAG gTTTTCGAAGaggacaaatatttgaaaattgctCTGCAATGTGGTGACGTAATATGGCAACGAGGTCTTTGCACAAAAGGATATAGTTTATGTCACGGCGTTAGTGGAAATGCATATGCATTTCTACAACTCTACCAAGTAACGAAG GAGCCGTGTCAGCTGTACAGAGCCTGTTGCTTCATGGAGTGGTGTGCGGTGGAGCGCCCGAATACTGAATTGCATCGTCCGGATCGCCCCGCTTCGCTGTTTGAAGGTCTAGTTGGTCGCCTTTATTTAGCTGAAGACTTGGCATGTGTTTCTGATGCCAAGTTCCCTGCACTTActgtgtaa